One stretch of Bradyrhizobium canariense DNA includes these proteins:
- the dapF gene encoding diaminopimelate epimerase, whose protein sequence is MSALANHAFAKMNGIGNEIVVVDLRDKPAVVTAEEARAVASPAGVPYDQLMVLQPPRLQGTEAFIRIYNNDGSEAGACGNGMRCVVRRLFEKTGETAVTFETPAGLLNCWQGPSPDLYTIDMGAPKFGWQDIPLAEEFRDTRYIELQVGPIDAPLLHSPSVVSMGNPHAIFWVDDVNAYDLARFGPLLENHPIFPERANITLAHIADRDHITIRTWERGAGLTKACGSAACATAVAAARLKRANRIVNISLPGGELSIDWRERDDHVLMTGTATFEYEGTFDPALFASVA, encoded by the coding sequence ATGAGCGCGCTGGCCAATCACGCATTTGCCAAGATGAACGGCATCGGCAACGAGATTGTCGTGGTCGATCTGCGCGACAAGCCTGCCGTCGTCACGGCCGAGGAAGCGCGTGCGGTCGCCTCGCCTGCGGGCGTGCCCTATGATCAGCTGATGGTGCTGCAGCCGCCGCGGCTGCAGGGAACCGAAGCTTTCATCCGCATCTACAACAATGACGGTTCGGAAGCCGGCGCCTGCGGCAATGGCATGCGCTGCGTGGTGCGCCGGCTGTTCGAGAAGACTGGCGAGACCGCTGTCACCTTCGAAACCCCGGCCGGCCTTTTGAACTGCTGGCAGGGCCCGTCGCCCGATCTCTACACCATCGACATGGGCGCGCCGAAATTCGGCTGGCAGGATATTCCGCTGGCGGAAGAGTTTCGCGACACCCGCTATATCGAATTGCAGGTCGGGCCGATCGATGCGCCGCTGCTGCATTCGCCGTCGGTGGTCAGCATGGGCAATCCGCATGCGATCTTCTGGGTCGACGACGTCAACGCCTACGATCTCGCGCGCTTCGGGCCGCTGCTGGAAAATCATCCGATCTTCCCCGAGCGCGCCAACATCACGCTCGCGCATATCGCCGATCGCGACCACATCACGATCCGCACCTGGGAGCGCGGCGCGGGGCTGACCAAAGCGTGCGGCTCGGCGGCCTGCGCCACGGCCGTTGCCGCGGCACGGCTCAAGCGCGCCAATCGCATCGTCAACATTTCGCTGCCCGGCGGCGAACTCTCGATCGACTGGCGCGAGCGCGATGACCATGTCTTGATGACGGGTACGGCGACGTTCGAGTATGAGGGAACGTTCGACCCCGCGCTGTTTGCCAGCGTCGCGTGA
- a CDS encoding GyrI-like domain-containing protein, with product MNRFRSLRFAMVALIPAAVISLGIATALAQSPAATPAPAPSATPAPSATPAPAATPAPPPAETKSPADTPAADQTAPATPPAASVQTADPFGEEITLAPKTVVILKGNANWDSAFDTLMDSFKALSALLDKQGIKPSGNPMIVYTSTDDTGFTYMAEMPVDQEPKNLTKAMSMGKSPEGKALKFVHRGSYDNMDNTYEAITNHLDDKKLEAKDTFIEEYITDPLKTAEDKLVIDVYVPLK from the coding sequence ATGAATCGCTTTAGGTCTTTACGCTTTGCCATGGTCGCGCTGATCCCGGCCGCGGTGATTTCGCTGGGCATTGCCACGGCGCTGGCGCAATCGCCGGCCGCGACACCCGCGCCTGCCCCGTCCGCGACACCCGCCCCGTCTGCGACGCCTGCGCCCGCCGCAACGCCTGCCCCGCCACCGGCCGAGACCAAGTCACCGGCAGACACCCCGGCGGCAGACCAGACGGCGCCTGCGACGCCGCCCGCGGCTTCGGTTCAGACCGCCGATCCCTTTGGTGAGGAAATCACGCTGGCACCGAAGACGGTGGTCATCCTCAAGGGCAACGCCAACTGGGATTCGGCGTTCGACACCCTGATGGATTCGTTCAAGGCGCTGTCGGCGCTGCTCGACAAGCAGGGCATCAAGCCGTCGGGCAATCCGATGATCGTCTATACGTCGACCGACGATACCGGCTTCACCTATATGGCGGAAATGCCGGTCGATCAGGAGCCCAAGAACCTGACCAAGGCGATGAGCATGGGCAAGTCGCCGGAAGGCAAAGCGCTGAAGTTTGTCCATCGCGGCTCCTACGACAATATGGACAACACCTATGAAGCCATCACCAATCACCTCGACGACAAGAAGCTCGAGGCCAAGGACACCTTCATCGAGGAATACATCACCGACCCCCTGAAGACTGCGGAGGACAAGCTGGTGATCGACGTCTATGTGCCGCTGAAGTGA
- a CDS encoding SIMPL domain-containing protein — MERHTIFAAAIGAGMLLVAPALAQTTPPAMISVTGEATISVPPDQAQVEAGATSYAKTARLASETNNAAVGQLLLALKAANIDQKDIQTSRLLLQPQYEPNHNPPTVVGYRASNQVTVRLRDVSKVASTIDLLVGAGATDIGGVSFTVSQASKLLDDAREQAVADARRKAEIYAKAAGVALGAPLSISEEGGSPGPVFRAKMAAAPMAATPIAQGEETLSVTVNVSWAIKQGQ; from the coding sequence ATGGAGCGCCATACCATCTTCGCCGCCGCCATCGGCGCGGGGATGCTGCTCGTTGCGCCCGCGCTGGCGCAGACGACGCCTCCCGCCATGATTTCAGTGACCGGCGAGGCCACGATATCGGTGCCGCCCGACCAGGCGCAGGTCGAGGCCGGTGCCACGTCCTATGCCAAAACCGCGCGCCTGGCTTCCGAGACCAATAACGCGGCGGTGGGCCAGCTGCTGCTGGCGTTGAAGGCCGCCAATATCGACCAAAAGGATATCCAGACCTCGCGGCTGCTGCTGCAGCCACAATACGAGCCAAACCACAATCCGCCGACGGTCGTCGGATATCGCGCCAGCAATCAGGTGACGGTGCGCTTGCGCGACGTCAGCAAGGTCGCGAGCACGATCGACCTGCTGGTGGGCGCGGGCGCGACCGATATCGGCGGTGTCAGTTTCACGGTGTCGCAAGCCTCGAAGCTTCTCGATGACGCCCGCGAACAGGCTGTTGCCGACGCCCGCCGCAAGGCCGAGATCTATGCCAAGGCCGCCGGCGTCGCGCTTGGCGCGCCGCTCAGTATCTCGGAAGAAGGCGGTTCGCCCGGTCCGGTATTCCGCGCCAAGATGGCCGCCGCACCCATGGCCGCGACGCCGATCGCGCAAGGCGAAGAGACGCTTTCGGTGACGGTGAACGTGTCCTGGGCCATCAAGCAGGGGCAGTAA
- a CDS encoding MBL fold metallo-hydrolase produces MKTYDGPVSDHFDGLHFFDPNGAPPRSLREVLRWQFGGGRQRNRWPDRAPSPYADTPPERVDGAKVRFSFVGHASWLIQTAGLNILVDPVWSERASPFSFAGPKRHNDPGIAFEALPDIDIVLVSHGHYDHLDLATLSKLAKQFSPRVITPLGNDLTMRSADSAIKAEAFDWQDRVELGKGVAVTLVPTRHWSARGLFDRNKALWASFVLETAAGKIYVVCDSGYGDGQHFRRVADAHGPLRLAILPIGAYEPRWFMRDQHMNPSDAVKALADCGAAQALAHHHGTFQLTDEAIDAPANALDEALDEAKVPRERFVALKPGQVVEI; encoded by the coding sequence ATGAAAACCTATGACGGCCCCGTTTCCGATCATTTCGACGGTCTGCATTTCTTCGATCCAAACGGCGCGCCGCCGAGATCGCTCCGCGAGGTCTTGCGGTGGCAGTTCGGCGGCGGCCGGCAGCGGAATCGATGGCCGGACCGGGCGCCGAGCCCCTATGCCGATACGCCGCCGGAGCGGGTTGACGGCGCCAAGGTCCGATTCTCGTTCGTGGGTCATGCGAGCTGGCTGATCCAGACGGCGGGACTGAACATCCTGGTCGATCCCGTGTGGTCGGAGCGCGCCTCGCCATTCAGCTTTGCCGGACCGAAGCGTCACAACGATCCCGGCATTGCGTTTGAAGCCTTGCCTGACATCGATATCGTGCTGGTGTCGCACGGCCATTACGACCACCTCGATCTCGCGACGCTGTCAAAACTTGCCAAGCAATTTTCGCCGCGGGTGATCACGCCGCTCGGTAACGATCTCACCATGCGCAGCGCGGACAGTGCGATCAAGGCCGAGGCGTTCGACTGGCAGGATCGCGTCGAACTCGGCAAGGGGGTCGCGGTGACGCTGGTGCCGACGCGGCATTGGTCGGCGCGCGGATTGTTCGACCGCAACAAGGCGCTGTGGGCGAGTTTTGTGCTGGAGACGGCGGCCGGCAAGATCTACGTCGTCTGCGATTCCGGTTATGGCGACGGCCAGCATTTCCGTCGCGTCGCCGACGCGCATGGCCCGCTGCGGCTGGCGATCCTGCCGATCGGCGCCTATGAGCCGCGCTGGTTCATGCGCGACCAGCACATGAACCCGTCTGATGCCGTGAAAGCCTTGGCCGATTGCGGCGCCGCGCAGGCCCTGGCGCACCATCACGGCACGTTTCAGCTAACGGACGAAGCGATCGACGCACCGGCCAACGCGTTGGATGAGGCGCTGGACGAAGCAAAAGTCCCGCGCGAACGTTTTGTCGCGCTCAAGCCGGGACAGGTGGTGGAGATTTAA
- the ffh gene encoding signal recognition particle protein, with protein sequence MFDNLSEKLGGILDRLTGRGSLSEADVDAAMREVRRALLEADVSLDVVRSFTERVREQAVGATVVKSVTPGQMVVKIVHDELIATLGSDGQTIDLNAVPPVAIMMVGLQGSGKTTTTAKLARRLTQRDKRKVLMASLDVYRPAAMEQLAVLGRDLDIQTLPIVEGQKPAQIARRALEAGKLGGYDVVLLDTAGRTTLDEEMMSEAAEIKSTANPHEVLLVADSLTGQDAVNLARAFDERVGLTGIVLTRVDGDGRGGAALSMRAVTGKPIKLIGTGEKTDALEDFHPNRIAGRILGMGDVVSLVEKAAANIDAEKAARVAEKMRKGQFDLSDMRDQLLQMANMGGISGLMGMMPGIAKMKNQIANAGIDDKIIKRQVAVIDSMTRQERKHPDVLKASRKKRIASGAGVKVEDVNKLLKMHRNMADMMKAMGSGKRGPMAGIAQAMGFGGGMPSPEQMKALADKMPGGAGPGGMPALPKDLPAGLRTGLPNLPGLTGLSGKPNLPGLGGFPGLGKKK encoded by the coding sequence TTGTTCGACAATCTGTCGGAAAAGCTTGGTGGCATTCTCGATCGGCTGACGGGGCGCGGTTCGCTCAGCGAGGCCGATGTCGACGCCGCGATGCGCGAGGTGCGCCGCGCGCTGCTCGAGGCCGACGTCTCGCTCGACGTTGTCAGGAGCTTCACCGAACGCGTCCGCGAGCAGGCGGTCGGCGCCACCGTGGTCAAGTCGGTGACTCCCGGCCAGATGGTGGTGAAGATCGTTCACGACGAACTGATCGCCACCCTCGGCTCGGACGGACAGACCATCGACCTCAACGCGGTGCCGCCGGTCGCGATCATGATGGTCGGCCTGCAGGGCTCCGGCAAAACCACGACCACGGCAAAACTCGCCCGCCGCCTGACCCAGCGCGACAAGCGCAAGGTGCTGATGGCCTCGCTCGACGTCTATCGTCCGGCGGCGATGGAACAGCTCGCGGTGCTTGGCCGCGATCTCGACATCCAGACGCTGCCGATCGTCGAAGGCCAAAAGCCGGCGCAGATCGCGCGCCGCGCGCTCGAAGCAGGCAAGCTCGGCGGCTACGACGTGGTGCTGCTCGATACCGCCGGCCGCACCACGCTCGACGAAGAAATGATGAGCGAGGCGGCGGAAATCAAATCGACCGCCAATCCGCATGAAGTGCTGCTGGTCGCGGACTCCCTGACCGGTCAGGACGCCGTGAACCTCGCGCGCGCCTTCGACGAGCGCGTCGGGTTGACCGGCATCGTGCTGACGCGGGTCGACGGCGATGGCCGAGGCGGCGCCGCGCTGTCGATGCGCGCGGTCACCGGCAAGCCGATCAAGCTGATCGGCACCGGCGAAAAGACCGACGCGCTGGAGGATTTCCATCCGAACCGGATCGCGGGCCGTATCCTCGGCATGGGCGACGTGGTGTCGCTGGTTGAGAAGGCGGCCGCGAATATCGACGCGGAAAAAGCCGCTCGCGTCGCCGAGAAGATGCGCAAGGGTCAGTTCGACCTGTCCGACATGCGCGACCAGCTGCTGCAGATGGCGAATATGGGCGGCATCAGCGGGCTGATGGGCATGATGCCCGGCATCGCGAAAATGAAGAACCAGATCGCCAACGCCGGGATCGACGACAAGATCATCAAGCGGCAGGTCGCCGTGATCGATTCGATGACGCGGCAGGAGCGCAAGCACCCCGACGTCCTCAAGGCCAGCCGCAAGAAACGCATCGCCTCGGGCGCCGGCGTCAAGGTCGAGGACGTCAACAAGCTCCTGAAGATGCACCGGAACATGGCCGACATGATGAAGGCCATGGGTTCGGGCAAGCGCGGCCCGATGGCCGGCATCGCGCAGGCGATGGGTTTTGGCGGCGGCATGCCTTCGCCGGAACAGATGAAAGCGCTGGCGGACAAAATGCCCGGCGGCGCTGGACCGGGCGGCATGCCCGCGCTGCCAAAAGACCTTCCCGCGGGCCTGCGCACCGGCTTGCCGAACCTGCCGGGATTGACCGGCCTGAGCGGCAAACCAAACCTGCCGGGCCTCGGTGGCTTCCCCGGATTGGGGAAGAAGAAATGA
- the rpsP gene encoding 30S ribosomal protein S16 gives MSVVIRLARAGTKKRPVYHVVVADSRFPRDGRFIERLGHFNPLLPKDNEARLKLDMDKVKAWLAKGAQPSDRVTRFLDDAGVVKRTARNNPEKAVPRKERKAAAEAAAKA, from the coding sequence ATGTCAGTCGTTATTCGTCTTGCCCGCGCCGGCACCAAGAAGCGTCCGGTCTATCACGTCGTCGTCGCCGATTCGCGCTTTCCGCGTGATGGCCGCTTCATCGAACGTCTCGGCCATTTCAATCCGCTGCTGCCGAAGGACAATGAGGCGCGGCTCAAGCTCGACATGGACAAGGTCAAGGCCTGGCTCGCCAAGGGCGCGCAGCCGTCCGACCGCGTGACGCGTTTCCTCGACGACGCCGGCGTCGTGAAGCGCACCGCGCGCAATAACCCGGAAAAGGCCGTGCCGCGCAAGGAGCGCAAGGCCGCTGCCGAAGCCGCCGCCAAGGCATAA
- the rimM gene encoding ribosome maturation factor RimM (Essential for efficient processing of 16S rRNA): MAAPICVARIGAAHGVRGAVKLWTFTEDPLAVKHYGPLTTKDGARQFEVMHAREAKDHLVATLKGIATRDEAERLNGIELYIARDKLPKTDEDEYYHADLIGLAAVTAAGEPLGRVIAIHNFGAGDIIEIAPPQGASMLLPFTNAVVPTVDLAAGRVVIELPEEVDGDDPTAA, encoded by the coding sequence GTGGCAGCACCGATTTGCGTCGCCCGCATTGGCGCTGCGCACGGCGTGCGCGGCGCGGTGAAGCTGTGGACCTTCACCGAAGACCCGCTCGCGGTGAAACACTACGGCCCGCTCACGACCAAAGACGGCGCGCGCCAGTTCGAGGTGATGCATGCCCGCGAGGCCAAGGACCATCTGGTGGCGACGCTGAAGGGCATCGCTACCCGCGATGAGGCCGAACGGCTCAACGGCATCGAACTCTATATCGCGCGCGACAAGCTGCCGAAGACCGACGAGGACGAATATTATCACGCCGACCTGATCGGGCTTGCTGCGGTGACGGCCGCAGGTGAGCCGCTCGGCCGCGTCATCGCGATCCATAATTTCGGCGCCGGCGACATCATCGAGATCGCGCCGCCGCAAGGCGCATCTATGCTGTTGCCCTTCACCAACGCAGTCGTACCGACGGTCGATCTCGCAGCCGGGCGCGTGGTGATTGAGCTGCCAGAGGAAGTCGACGGCGACGATCCGACCGCGGCCTGA
- a CDS encoding LysR substrate-binding domain-containing protein, producing the protein MFVPRRSLPPLNAVRAFEAAARLGSFKEAAAELSVTHGAVSQQVRLLEAWLGTPSLFRRSVRRVVITPAGAALLAEFGPALDRISAAVQHHRERRGDAPVAMLRVNALATFSLRWLLPRMSRFRAEHPDIEVRLTTSNDPVDALPDPFDVVIRGGPDSFHGFSSRFLLSERRLPVCSPSLLTQLPLADVADLSRHTLLHVTSMPRLWRDWLTEAGQSALEPAASLMFDHFYLTIQAALDGLGVAMGPTALIADDLAAGRLVTPFPKISLPARSYFAYLPEARRHDPHNAVFCDWLEQQGRRTG; encoded by the coding sequence ATGTTCGTCCCACGTCGCAGCCTGCCGCCGCTCAATGCAGTCCGTGCGTTCGAGGCAGCCGCCCGCCTCGGCAGCTTCAAGGAGGCGGCCGCTGAACTCAGCGTGACCCATGGTGCGGTCAGCCAGCAGGTCCGTCTGTTGGAAGCGTGGCTGGGGACGCCATCGCTGTTTCGGCGATCGGTCCGGCGGGTGGTGATTACGCCTGCGGGGGCGGCGTTGCTGGCGGAATTCGGCCCTGCGCTCGACCGGATCTCGGCCGCCGTGCAGCACCATCGGGAGCGGCGCGGCGATGCGCCGGTGGCGATGTTGCGCGTCAACGCGCTGGCGACGTTCAGCCTGCGTTGGCTGTTGCCGCGCATGAGCAGGTTTCGCGCAGAGCATCCCGATATCGAAGTGCGCCTGACCACCTCGAACGATCCGGTGGATGCATTGCCCGACCCCTTCGATGTGGTGATCCGCGGCGGCCCGGATAGCTTTCACGGCTTTTCATCGCGCTTCCTGCTCTCGGAACGCCGGCTGCCGGTCTGCAGCCCGTCGCTGCTCACGCAGTTGCCGCTGGCTGATGTCGCGGATCTGTCACGGCACACGCTGCTGCATGTGACGTCGATGCCGCGATTGTGGCGCGACTGGCTGACTGAGGCGGGGCAATCCGCGCTGGAGCCGGCGGCTTCGCTGATGTTCGATCATTTCTACCTGACCATTCAGGCTGCGCTCGACGGTCTCGGCGTGGCGATGGGGCCGACGGCGCTGATTGCCGACGATCTCGCGGCCGGGCGTCTGGTGACGCCGTTTCCGAAAATCAGCCTGCCGGCCCGGAGTTATTTCGCATACCTCCCCGAAGCTCGCCGCCATGATCCGCACAACGCGGTGTTCTGCGACTGGCTCGAACAGCAGGGCCGCAGGACAGGCTGA
- a CDS encoding MFS transporter — protein MAIPSLDFLPPSSIESDTGRRDNGRAARTLAVTGLNHALHDGFTDLIYVLLPVWQSEFALSYGLLALMRGLYSGVMAGLQIPVGRIAERVDGKMLLVLGTALSALGYFFAGLSGGVIGLGLSLALSGAGSSTQHPLASAAVSRAYGKSARGPLGIYNFSGDLGKAAIPALAAVLLVIMSWRHTLQLMACAGLLVAACIALLMPAVGKGHASKATASSHRSGRARGGFYWLLAIGIFDSAVRMGFLTFLPFLLRDRGASLPTSGLALALVFIGGAAGKFTCGWLGERIGTLRTVLLTEGGTAALILAVLVLPLTPAIVLLPLLGVMLNGTSSVLYGTVPELAPPHLTERAFALFYTGTIGSGAIAPVLYGLLGDALGPTVATVATAATAIAICPLALALAPHLSDEADARHSSV, from the coding sequence ATGGCAATCCCATCTTTAGATTTTCTGCCACCTTCGTCAATTGAGAGCGACACGGGTCGCCGCGACAACGGCCGTGCAGCACGCACCCTCGCGGTGACCGGCCTCAACCATGCCCTGCACGATGGTTTCACCGACCTGATCTACGTGCTGCTGCCGGTCTGGCAGAGCGAGTTCGCGCTGAGCTATGGGCTGCTCGCCCTGATGCGCGGGCTCTATTCCGGTGTCATGGCCGGGCTGCAAATCCCCGTCGGCCGCATCGCCGAGCGCGTCGACGGAAAAATGCTCCTGGTGCTCGGCACGGCGCTATCGGCGCTCGGCTACTTTTTCGCCGGGCTATCGGGCGGCGTGATCGGACTGGGTCTGTCGCTCGCGCTGTCCGGCGCCGGTTCAAGCACCCAGCATCCCCTTGCATCAGCGGCGGTGTCGCGCGCCTATGGCAAGTCCGCCCGCGGACCGCTCGGCATCTACAATTTCTCGGGCGATCTCGGAAAGGCCGCCATCCCTGCACTCGCTGCGGTGTTGCTGGTGATCATGTCCTGGCGCCATACGCTGCAACTGATGGCGTGCGCCGGCTTGCTCGTCGCGGCCTGTATCGCACTCTTGATGCCCGCGGTCGGCAAAGGGCACGCGAGCAAGGCGACGGCATCGTCGCACCGCTCGGGCCGCGCCCGAGGCGGCTTCTATTGGCTGCTCGCGATCGGAATTTTCGATTCGGCCGTCAGGATGGGCTTCCTCACCTTCCTGCCATTTCTCCTGCGCGATAGAGGCGCGTCGCTGCCAACCAGTGGTCTTGCGCTGGCTTTGGTCTTCATCGGCGGCGCCGCGGGCAAGTTCACGTGTGGCTGGCTCGGCGAGCGAATCGGCACGCTGCGCACCGTGCTGCTCACCGAAGGCGGGACGGCGGCGCTGATCCTTGCGGTGCTGGTGCTGCCGCTGACGCCTGCGATCGTGCTGCTGCCGCTGCTCGGCGTGATGCTCAACGGCACATCCTCCGTGCTCTATGGGACGGTGCCGGAGCTTGCGCCGCCGCACCTCACCGAACGCGCCTTCGCCCTGTTCTATACGGGGACGATCGGATCGGGAGCGATCGCGCCGGTGCTCTACGGCTTGCTGGGCGATGCCCTCGGCCCGACGGTGGCGACCGTGGCGACCGCCGCCACGGCGATCGCCATATGTCCGCTTGCACTGGCGCTCGCGCCGCATCTTTCCGACGAAGCGGACGCGCGTCACTCCAGCGTCTGA
- a CDS encoding zinc-binding dehydrogenase produces the protein MKSTHKAWRLHAHNDLRFDKVETPSPAPDGVLVAIEAGMVLSYTGKVLSGTVPYSLPPMPFVPGTNAIARVIATGENVTHVRSGDRVFLSPHLRGDVPDPEPPQILIGLTATVTTPAALAMQARWRDGVFAEIAHWPAACVTPLNGLDDKPATELIGLAKLIVPFGGLQRCGLRGGDTIIINGASGYFGSGAVMLAVAMGAGRVVTVGRKQAALESLREAFGPRVIPAVVSGDPAKDLAIIRHAAGGGADVALDLLGSAKSTSTTLSSLRALKRGGRLVLMGSAEVPLELSFREMLANDWEVVGQFMYARTAPGQLAALAATGLLDFGKIVVTTFKLADFRQAVDAAALMQGLDLTAVVP, from the coding sequence GTGAAAAGCACCCACAAGGCCTGGCGGCTGCACGCGCACAATGATCTGCGGTTCGACAAGGTCGAAACGCCGAGCCCCGCGCCTGACGGCGTTCTGGTTGCGATCGAGGCCGGCATGGTGTTGTCCTACACTGGCAAGGTGCTGTCGGGCACAGTGCCCTACAGCCTGCCGCCGATGCCGTTCGTGCCCGGCACCAACGCGATCGCGCGGGTGATCGCGACCGGCGAAAACGTGACCCATGTTCGCAGCGGCGATCGGGTTTTCCTCAGTCCACATTTGCGCGGCGACGTACCCGATCCGGAGCCGCCGCAAATCCTGATCGGGCTGACGGCAACCGTGACGACGCCGGCTGCGCTGGCGATGCAGGCGCGATGGCGCGACGGCGTGTTCGCCGAAATCGCGCATTGGCCCGCGGCCTGCGTCACGCCGCTCAACGGGCTGGACGACAAACCGGCGACAGAACTGATCGGACTCGCCAAACTGATCGTGCCGTTCGGCGGTCTGCAACGCTGCGGCCTGCGCGGCGGCGACACCATCATCATCAACGGCGCGTCAGGCTATTTCGGTTCCGGCGCGGTGATGCTGGCGGTTGCGATGGGCGCCGGGCGCGTGGTCACCGTGGGACGAAAACAGGCGGCGCTGGAATCGCTGCGCGAAGCCTTCGGTCCGCGCGTCATTCCCGCCGTGGTCAGTGGCGATCCCGCAAAAGACCTCGCGATCATCCGCCACGCTGCCGGCGGCGGCGCCGATGTCGCGCTTGATCTGCTCGGCAGCGCCAAGAGCACCTCGACCACTTTGTCATCCTTGCGCGCGTTGAAGCGCGGCGGGCGTCTGGTACTGATGGGCAGCGCCGAGGTGCCGCTGGAGCTTTCATTCCGCGAAATGCTCGCGAATGATTGGGAGGTGGTCGGTCAGTTCATGTATGCGCGAACGGCGCCGGGTCAGCTTGCCGCACTTGCCGCCACAGGCCTGCTCGATTTCGGCAAGATCGTCGTGACGACATTCAAGCTCGCCGATTTCAGGCAGGCGGTTGATGCTGCAGCGTTGATGCAGGGCCTCGATCTCACCGCCGTGGTGCCATAG
- a CDS encoding MarR family winged helix-turn-helix transcriptional regulator, which yields MTEPAHVSGLQDHLGYWLRYVSNQVSHAFSLKLAARDVTVAEWVMLRELYDQDAMVPSALADRLGMTRGAISKLVDRLAAKALLTGVPGTKDRRYQDLALTSGGRALVPELSGLADRNDAEFFGHLEPADRAAIHRLMVDIVRRSGLRTMPVD from the coding sequence ATGACCGAACCAGCCCATGTCAGCGGCCTGCAAGACCACCTTGGCTACTGGCTTCGCTACGTCTCCAATCAGGTTTCGCACGCGTTCAGCCTGAAACTCGCGGCGCGCGACGTCACGGTGGCGGAATGGGTCATGCTGCGCGAACTCTATGACCAGGACGCGATGGTGCCGAGCGCGCTCGCCGATCGGCTCGGCATGACACGCGGCGCGATTTCAAAACTCGTCGATCGGCTTGCCGCCAAGGCACTGCTGACAGGAGTGCCCGGCACGAAGGATCGCCGCTATCAGGACCTCGCACTGACCTCCGGCGGGCGCGCTCTGGTGCCGGAATTATCAGGGCTCGCAGACCGCAACGACGCCGAATTCTTCGGGCACCTCGAGCCTGCGGATCGCGCGGCCATCCATCGCCTGATGGTGGACATCGTGCGCAGATCAGGGCTGCGCACGATGCCGGTCGATTAG
- the trmD gene encoding tRNA (guanosine(37)-N1)-methyltransferase TrmD codes for MTTTPWRTTVLTLFPEMFPGPLGVSLAGKALSSGLWALEARDIRDSATDRHRSVDDTPAGGGPGMVLRADVLAAAIDAANTASDGPKSRPRLLMSPRGRPLTQSRIVELAAGPGPLVVCGRFEGVDERVIGARGLEEVSIGDYVLSGGEIAAMVLIDACVRLLPGVMGKQESGADESFSDGLLEYPQFTRPQAFEGQPIPEILISGDHAKVAAWRRAEAEALTRARRPDLWAARPSRQPNAEPRQNRPKSTTDG; via the coding sequence ATGACGACGACACCGTGGCGCACGACTGTTCTGACGCTGTTTCCCGAGATGTTCCCCGGGCCGCTTGGCGTGAGCCTGGCCGGCAAGGCACTGTCATCGGGGCTGTGGGCGCTCGAAGCGCGCGACATCCGGGATTCGGCGACCGACCGTCACCGCAGCGTCGACGACACGCCGGCCGGCGGCGGTCCCGGCATGGTGCTGCGCGCCGACGTGCTGGCGGCCGCCATCGATGCGGCAAATACCGCTTCAGATGGACCTAAGTCCCGTCCGCGCCTGCTGATGAGTCCCCGGGGTCGGCCATTGACCCAGTCCAGGATCGTGGAACTCGCCGCGGGACCCGGGCCCCTTGTTGTCTGCGGGCGTTTTGAAGGCGTCGATGAGCGGGTGATTGGGGCGCGGGGACTCGAGGAGGTGTCGATCGGCGATTACGTGCTGTCCGGCGGCGAAATCGCGGCCATGGTGCTGATCGATGCCTGTGTCCGGCTTTTGCCGGGGGTGATGGGAAAGCAGGAATCCGGGGCGGATGAGAGCTTTTCCGACGGGCTACTCGAATACCCGCAATTTACCCGTCCGCAGGCGTTCGAAGGCCAGCCGATCCCGGAAATCCTCATTTCCGGTGACCACGCCAAGGTCGCCGCCTGGCGCCGGGCCGAGGCCGAGGCCCTGACGCGGGCGCGGCGGCCGGATCTCTGGGCTGCGAGGCCGAGTCGGCAGCCAAATGCCGAGCCTCGCCAAAATCGCCCAAAAAGCACGACAGACGGGTGA